A stretch of DNA from Myxococcales bacterium:
GAACTGCTCGCGAGACTTCTTGTCGATGTGCGGACTGCGCAACACCGTGTACTTGTTGATTGAGGTCGGCAGCGGGATCGGCCCTGCCACGTTGGCACCCGTGCGAAGGGCGGTATCGACGATTTCACGGGCGCTCTGATCGAGCAGTCGATAATCGTATGCCTTCATTCGAATACGAATTTTTTGAGTGCTTTTGTCTGCCATACGATTTCCTGTCTTCCCCTCTTCTTACCTTGAACTAGTGCAGTCCTGAACCAATGCAGTTCCGAACCAATGCAGTCCTGAACTGCTGCACATGATCTTTGGACCTGCGTACTACTCGATCACCTCGGAGACCACGCCAGAACCCACCGTGCGGCCGCCCTCGCGGATCGCGAAGCGCAACTCCTTGTCCATTGCAATCGGGGTGATCAAC
This window harbors:
- the rpsJ gene encoding 30S ribosomal protein S10: MADKSTQKIRIRMKAYDYRLLDQSAREIVDTALRTGANVAGPIPLPTSINKYTVLRSPHIDKKSREQFEIRTHKRLIDILDPTPQTVDALMKLELAAGVDVEIKL